Proteins encoded in a region of the Flavobacterium sp. PMTSA4 genome:
- a CDS encoding nucleoside deaminase has product MENPFTDEYFMKKALQEAEIAFEKGEIPVGAVIVIDNKIIARTHNLTELLNDVTAHAEMQAITSAANFIGGKYLKGCTLFVTLEPCQMCAGALYWSQISKIVFGARDEQRGFMSLGTQLHPKTEVKQGVLAEQASELMIKFFASRRK; this is encoded by the coding sequence ATGGAAAATCCTTTTACAGACGAATATTTTATGAAAAAAGCGTTGCAAGAAGCCGAAATCGCTTTTGAAAAAGGAGAAATTCCTGTTGGTGCTGTAATTGTAATTGATAATAAAATCATAGCAAGAACTCATAATTTAACCGAATTATTGAATGACGTTACGGCACATGCTGAAATGCAAGCCATAACTTCAGCGGCAAATTTTATTGGCGGAAAGTATTTAAAAGGTTGTACACTTTTTGTGACTCTTGAACCTTGCCAAATGTGTGCTGGTGCTTTGTATTGGAGTCAAATTTCTAAAATTGTTTTTGGCGCTCGAGATGAACAACGCGGATTCATGAGTTTAGGAACGCAATTACATCCAAAAACAGAAGTAAAACAAGGTGTTTTGGCAGAACAAGCTTCTGAATTAATGATAAAATTTTTTGCGTCAAGAAGGAAATAA
- a CDS encoding 1-deoxy-D-xylulose-5-phosphate synthase: protein MSKKLLESINNPSDLRKLETVQLPELAKELRDFIIDVVSVKEGHLGASLGVVELTIALHYVFNTPNDLLVWDVGHQAYGHKILTRRKERFHTNRQLGGISGFPKRGESIYDTFGVGHSSTSISAALGMAIASKLKGEKRNHIAVIGDASIASGMAFEGLNHAGVTDANLLVILNDNAIGIDPSVGALKNYLTSVKEGKNPKQNNMIKSLNFDYSGPIDGHDFDALISELERLKKVKGPKFLHIITTKGKGLQQAEKDQVKYHAPGKFDAITGEIIPKSEENLPMKFQDVFGLTLVELAKKNKNIVGITPAMPSGSSMKFMMDAFPDRAFDVGIAEQHAVTLAAGMATQGMIVFCNIYSTFLQRAYDQVIHDVALQNLPVIFCLDRAGIVGEDGATHHGVFDLAYLRCIPNMIIYAPKDELDLQNILYTASLGLNHPIAIRYPRGRGKIPNFKISKSKFQKIEIGKAHLLKKGTKVAVLSNGFIGTNASQAIENLSNKNDFAHYDFSFVKPLDEMLLHEIFGNFHHIITIEDGVVKGGFGSAICEFAIANNYTNSIKNLGISDAFIEHGTIEELQKICKIDVKSLELLFSKY, encoded by the coding sequence ATGTCAAAAAAATTACTTGAAAGCATCAATAATCCATCCGATTTACGAAAATTGGAAACTGTTCAATTGCCTGAATTAGCAAAGGAATTACGCGATTTTATTATTGATGTTGTTTCGGTAAAAGAAGGTCATCTTGGTGCGAGTTTAGGAGTTGTTGAACTAACAATTGCTTTGCATTATGTTTTTAATACCCCAAATGATTTATTGGTTTGGGATGTTGGTCATCAAGCCTATGGACATAAAATTTTAACCAGACGAAAAGAACGATTTCATACTAACAGACAATTAGGCGGAATTTCAGGTTTTCCTAAACGTGGTGAAAGTATTTATGACACATTTGGCGTTGGTCATTCTTCTACTTCAATTTCTGCTGCTTTAGGAATGGCAATTGCTTCAAAATTGAAAGGTGAAAAAAGAAATCATATTGCGGTTATCGGTGATGCTTCCATTGCCAGCGGAATGGCTTTTGAAGGATTGAATCATGCTGGTGTTACTGATGCTAATTTGCTGGTAATTTTAAATGATAATGCCATTGGAATTGATCCAAGTGTTGGTGCTTTGAAAAACTATTTAACTTCAGTTAAAGAAGGTAAAAATCCGAAACAGAATAATATGATTAAATCTTTGAATTTTGATTATTCTGGTCCAATCGACGGTCATGATTTTGATGCTTTGATTTCTGAATTGGAACGATTGAAAAAAGTAAAAGGCCCAAAATTTTTGCACATTATTACTACCAAAGGGAAAGGTTTACAACAAGCCGAAAAAGATCAAGTAAAATACCATGCTCCAGGAAAATTTGATGCCATAACAGGTGAAATTATTCCAAAATCGGAAGAAAATCTACCAATGAAATTTCAAGATGTTTTTGGGTTAACCTTAGTTGAGTTAGCCAAAAAAAATAAAAACATCGTCGGAATTACACCCGCAATGCCAAGCGGAAGTTCGATGAAGTTTATGATGGATGCTTTTCCAGATAGAGCTTTTGATGTTGGCATTGCCGAACAACATGCGGTAACATTAGCCGCAGGAATGGCAACTCAAGGTATGATTGTTTTTTGTAACATCTATTCCACTTTTTTACAACGTGCTTATGACCAAGTAATTCATGATGTAGCATTACAAAATCTTCCTGTTATTTTCTGTTTAGACAGAGCTGGAATTGTTGGTGAAGATGGTGCAACTCATCATGGTGTTTTTGATTTGGCTTATTTGAGATGCATTCCTAACATGATTATTTATGCACCAAAAGACGAATTAGATTTACAAAATATACTTTACACAGCTTCATTAGGATTAAATCATCCAATAGCAATTCGTTATCCTCGTGGTAGAGGAAAAATTCCAAACTTTAAAATTTCAAAATCAAAATTTCAAAAAATAGAAATAGGTAAAGCACATTTATTGAAAAAAGGAACTAAAGTTGCTGTTTTGTCTAATGGTTTTATTGGAACTAATGCATCACAAGCTATTGAAAATCTTTCAAATAAAAATGATTTTGCCCATTATGATTTTAGTTTTGTAAAACCATTGGACGAAATGCTTTTACATGAAATTTTTGGAAATTTCCATCATATTATTACAATAGAAGATGGTGTTGTAAAAGGCGGATTTGGTTCTGCCATTTGTGAGTTTGCAATAGCTAATAATTATACAAATTCTATCAAAAATCTGGGTATTTCCGATGCTTTTATTGAACACGGAACTATAGAAGAATTGCAAAAAATATGTAAAATTGACGTTAAAAGTTTAGAATTACTTTTTTCTAAATATTGA
- a CDS encoding DUF3078 domain-containing protein: MKFFKSSLFLLILIISSTTFSQEQTIPKKDSISFWKQKNTVGLDISQIAFVNWNAGGVSSISGLLKGDFIRKYNKNNLKWVNELIIRYGVNKQDGIELRKTDDAIKFNSTLGYRKDTLTHWYTTAKFNFSTQFTNGYAYPNTTNAISKPFAPAYFFLGTGSEYNNKAEKFSVYISPLTMKTTLVLDQKLANQGAFGVKKATYDVDGNLLTEGELYRMELGFLVTSQYKKEVFKNIIWENRVSLYSDYINKFGNIDVDWQFKFDLVVNEYVKANIGAHIIYDDDIKATEELNGEQITIGPKIQLKQMLGVGLVYDF; this comes from the coding sequence ATGAAATTTTTTAAGTCAAGTTTATTTCTCCTAATTTTAATCATTTCATCTACAACTTTTTCTCAAGAACAAACTATTCCAAAAAAAGATTCCATCTCGTTTTGGAAACAAAAAAATACCGTTGGTTTAGACATTTCACAAATTGCTTTTGTAAATTGGAATGCTGGAGGTGTGAGTTCAATTTCGGGTTTATTAAAAGGCGATTTTATTAGAAAATACAATAAGAATAATCTAAAATGGGTAAACGAATTAATCATTAGATACGGAGTTAATAAACAAGATGGAATTGAACTCAGAAAAACTGATGATGCTATAAAATTCAACTCAACTTTGGGATACAGAAAAGATACTTTGACTCATTGGTATACAACTGCTAAATTTAATTTTAGTACTCAATTTACAAATGGTTATGCATATCCAAACACTACAAATGCAATTTCAAAACCTTTTGCTCCGGCATATTTTTTCTTAGGTACTGGTTCTGAATACAACAATAAAGCTGAAAAATTCTCTGTATATATTTCGCCTTTGACTATGAAAACCACTTTAGTTTTAGACCAAAAATTAGCCAATCAAGGAGCGTTTGGAGTTAAAAAAGCAACTTATGATGTTGACGGAAATTTGCTGACTGAAGGTGAATTATACCGAATGGAACTTGGTTTTTTGGTAACTAGTCAATACAAAAAAGAAGTTTTCAAAAACATCATTTGGGAAAATAGAGTTAGTCTTTATTCTGATTACATCAATAAATTTGGAAATATTGATGTTGATTGGCAATTCAAATTTGATTTAGTGGTAAACGAATATGTAAAAGCCAATATTGGAGCTCATATTATTTATGACGATGATATTAAAGCAACAGAAGAACTGAATGGCGAACAAATTACTATTGGTCCAAAAATTCAATTAAAACAAATGCTTGGCGTTGGTTTAGTTTACGATTTTTAA
- a CDS encoding deoxyguanosinetriphosphate triphosphohydrolase — MNWEQLLSLKRQGDKGKRLRIEQDDTRLGFEVDYDRIIFSSPFRSLQDKTQVIPLSKTDFVHTRLTHSLEVSVVGRSIGRLVGKKIIEKYPHLHDVHGFQANDFGAIVAAACLAHDIGNPPFGHSGEKAIGEYFSIGKGQQFKSQLTDKQWQDLIDFEGNANGFSVLTSSRPGIDGSLRLTYAVLGAFMKYPKESLPKKPTKNISDKKYGFFQSDAVFFKEVAEELGLIRNKTGNDIGFERHPLAFLVEAADDICYTIIDFEDGINLGLVSEDYALEYLIKLVKDTIDTKKYQTLTTKEDRISYLRALAIGNLINDAVRVFLENEEAIMQGKFHFALTDKSKYKAQMDDIIKLSVKNIYQSREVIEKELSGYQIINNLLDKFITAYNNNHEGKSTNYDKLLLKILPEKHHLEKDNLYERLLHICHYISLLTDGKALELNKIVTA; from the coding sequence ATGAACTGGGAACAACTTTTATCTTTAAAACGTCAAGGCGACAAAGGAAAACGTTTACGAATAGAGCAAGACGACACACGTTTAGGTTTTGAAGTAGATTACGACCGAATTATTTTTTCGTCACCATTTAGAAGTTTACAAGATAAAACACAAGTCATTCCGTTATCAAAAACCGATTTTGTGCACACACGTTTAACGCATAGTTTAGAAGTTTCAGTTGTTGGTCGTTCAATAGGACGATTAGTTGGTAAAAAAATCATTGAGAAATATCCACATTTACACGATGTTCACGGTTTTCAAGCGAATGATTTTGGTGCAATTGTTGCCGCGGCATGTTTAGCACATGACATAGGAAATCCGCCTTTTGGACATTCGGGAGAAAAAGCCATTGGCGAATATTTTTCCATTGGAAAAGGACAACAGTTTAAAAGTCAGTTAACCGATAAACAGTGGCAAGATTTGATTGATTTTGAAGGAAATGCAAACGGTTTTTCAGTTTTGACAAGTTCACGACCAGGAATTGACGGAAGTTTGCGTTTAACTTATGCAGTTCTGGGTGCTTTTATGAAATATCCGAAAGAAAGTTTGCCAAAAAAACCAACTAAAAATATTTCAGATAAAAAATATGGTTTCTTTCAAAGTGATGCCGTTTTTTTCAAAGAAGTTGCTGAAGAATTAGGTTTAATTCGAAATAAAACAGGAAACGATATTGGTTTTGAACGTCATCCGTTGGCTTTTTTAGTAGAAGCTGCCGATGATATTTGTTACACTATTATCGATTTTGAAGATGGAATTAACCTTGGTTTAGTTTCCGAAGATTATGCTTTGGAATATTTAATAAAATTAGTAAAAGACACCATTGATACAAAGAAATACCAAACCTTAACAACCAAAGAAGATCGAATTAGTTATTTGCGTGCTTTGGCAATTGGAAACTTAATTAACGATGCCGTTCGTGTTTTTCTAGAAAATGAGGAAGCAATTATGCAAGGTAAATTTCACTTTGCATTGACGGATAAAAGCAAATACAAGGCACAAATGGATGATATTATTAAATTGAGCGTAAAAAACATTTATCAAAGTAGAGAAGTGATTGAAAAAGAGCTTTCGGGCTACCAAATCATAAATAATTTATTGGATAAATTCATTACTGCTTACAATAATAATCACGAAGGAAAATCTACGAACTACGACAAATTATTATTAAAAATTCTTCCAGAAAAACATCATCTCGAGAAAGATAATCTTTATGAGCGATTGCTTCACATTTGTCATTATATTTCGTTGTTAACAGATGGGAAAGCCTTGGAATTGAATAAAATAGTTACGGCTTAA
- a CDS encoding GNAT family N-acetyltransferase produces MFSLKRTTSDNSDFNALVAQLDAYLAILDGEDHAFYAQFNKSSLLKNALVCYENTIPVGIGAYKEYDANTVEIKRMFTLPEARGKGIGFKILNELENWAIEEGYTIAILETGHLQKDAIHLYQKSGYEIIENYGQYIGVENSVCMKKSLK; encoded by the coding sequence ATGTTTTCGCTAAAAAGAACCACTTCTGATAATTCTGATTTTAATGCATTAGTTGCACAATTAGATGCTTATTTAGCTATTCTTGACGGTGAAGACCATGCTTTTTATGCACAATTTAATAAGTCTAGTTTATTAAAAAATGCTTTGGTTTGTTATGAAAATACTATTCCCGTAGGCATTGGCGCTTATAAAGAATATGATGCAAATACCGTTGAAATAAAAAGAATGTTCACTTTGCCAGAAGCTAGAGGAAAAGGAATTGGTTTTAAAATTCTAAATGAATTGGAAAATTGGGCAATAGAAGAAGGTTATACAATAGCAATTCTTGAAACAGGACATTTGCAAAAAGACGCTATTCATCTATATCAAAAATCGGGTTATGAAATAATTGAAAATTATGGTCAATACATTGGAGTAGAAAATAGCGTTTGCATGAAGAAATCGTTAAAATAA
- a CDS encoding ribonucleoside-diphosphate reductase subunit alpha, whose product MYVIKRDGHKEPVMFDKITDRIKKLCYGLNEMVDAVKVAMKVIEGLYDGVTTSELDNLAAETAASMTVSHPDYAQLAARIAISNLHKNTNKSFSETMDEMFHYVNPRTNLKAPLLSEEVHKVIQENAEFLDSHIIYTRDFNYDYFGFKTLERSYLLKINGKIVERPQHMLMRVSVGIHLNDLDAVLETYDLMSKKFFTHATPTLFNAGTPKPQMSSCFLLSMKDDSIDGIYDTLKSTAKISQSAGGIGLSIHNVRATGSYIRGTNGTSNGIVPMLRVFNDTARYVDQGGGKRKGSFAVYIETWHADIFDFLDLKKNTGKEEMRARDLFYAMWTSDLFMKRVEEDTTWTLMCPNECPGLYDVYGDEFEALYTSYEAQGKGRKTIRARELWEKILESQIETGTPYMLYKDAANRKSNQKNLGTIRSSNLCTEIMEYTSEDEIAVCNLASISLPMFVEDGKFDHELLYNVTKRVTRNLNKVIDRNYYPVKEAENSNLRHRPVGLGVQGLADAFIMMRMPFTSDEAKQLNQEIFETIYFAAVTASMELAKEEGPYSTFEGSPISQGEFQYNLWGLKDEDLSGRWDWASLRKEVMKNGVRNSLLLAPMPTASTSQILGNNEAFEPYTSNIYTRRVLSGEFIVVNKHLLYDLVERGLWNETLKQEIMRHNGSVQNIDQIPDDLKELYKTVWEMSMKDIIDMSRHRGYFIDQSQSLNLFMQDANYAKLTSMHFYAWKSGLKTGMYYLRTKAAVDAIKFTLNNDKKAEPIAEKPEAVAVEVVAPVENGEMTAEDFAAMIERARNAAGTGGDDCEMCGS is encoded by the coding sequence ATGTACGTAATAAAAAGAGATGGACACAAAGAACCCGTAATGTTCGACAAAATCACAGACAGAATTAAAAAACTGTGCTATGGTTTAAATGAAATGGTTGATGCAGTAAAAGTAGCCATGAAAGTAATCGAAGGATTGTATGATGGTGTAACTACTTCTGAATTGGATAATCTTGCGGCTGAAACAGCTGCTTCTATGACAGTTTCTCACCCAGATTATGCACAACTTGCGGCTCGAATAGCTATTTCTAATTTGCATAAAAACACCAACAAATCATTCTCTGAAACGATGGATGAAATGTTTCATTATGTTAACCCAAGAACGAATTTGAAAGCGCCTTTGCTTTCGGAAGAAGTCCACAAAGTAATTCAAGAAAATGCAGAATTTTTAGATTCACATATTATATATACCAGAGATTTTAATTATGATTATTTCGGGTTTAAAACCTTAGAGCGTTCGTATTTGTTAAAAATCAATGGAAAAATTGTTGAACGTCCACAACATATGTTGATGCGTGTTTCGGTTGGAATTCACTTGAATGATTTAGATGCTGTTTTAGAAACCTATGACTTGATGTCTAAAAAATTCTTTACACACGCAACGCCAACATTATTCAACGCAGGAACACCAAAACCACAAATGTCATCTTGTTTCTTATTGTCAATGAAAGATGATAGTATTGATGGAATTTATGACACGTTAAAATCAACAGCAAAAATTTCGCAATCAGCTGGAGGAATTGGATTATCAATTCACAATGTTCGTGCAACAGGTTCATACATTCGTGGAACAAATGGAACTTCTAACGGAATTGTTCCAATGTTGAGAGTTTTCAATGATACTGCTCGTTATGTTGATCAAGGTGGTGGAAAACGTAAAGGAAGTTTTGCGGTTTATATTGAAACTTGGCATGCAGATATTTTTGATTTCTTAGACTTAAAAAAGAATACCGGAAAAGAAGAAATGCGTGCGCGTGATTTATTTTATGCCATGTGGACATCCGATTTGTTCATGAAACGTGTTGAAGAAGATACTACTTGGACGTTGATGTGTCCTAACGAATGTCCAGGATTGTATGATGTTTATGGTGATGAATTTGAAGCACTTTATACTTCATATGAGGCGCAAGGAAAAGGAAGAAAAACTATTCGTGCTCGTGAACTTTGGGAAAAAATTCTTGAATCGCAAATCGAAACAGGAACGCCATACATGTTGTATAAAGATGCAGCAAATAGAAAATCGAACCAAAAGAATTTAGGAACCATTCGTTCTTCAAATTTGTGTACCGAAATCATGGAATATACTTCTGAAGATGAAATTGCAGTATGTAATTTGGCTTCGATTTCGTTACCAATGTTTGTAGAAGATGGAAAATTTGACCACGAATTGCTATATAATGTTACTAAACGAGTAACGCGTAACTTGAATAAAGTTATCGATAGAAATTACTATCCAGTAAAAGAAGCTGAGAATTCAAATTTACGTCATCGTCCAGTTGGATTAGGCGTTCAAGGTTTGGCAGATGCTTTTATCATGATGAGAATGCCATTTACAAGCGATGAAGCAAAACAATTGAATCAAGAAATTTTTGAAACAATTTATTTTGCAGCGGTAACAGCTTCGATGGAATTGGCAAAAGAAGAAGGACCATATTCTACCTTTGAAGGTTCACCAATTTCACAAGGTGAATTCCAATACAATCTTTGGGGATTAAAAGACGAAGATTTATCCGGTCGTTGGGATTGGGCAAGTTTACGTAAAGAAGTAATGAAAAATGGTGTTAGAAACTCGTTATTATTAGCGCCAATGCCAACTGCTTCAACATCTCAAATTCTTGGAAATAATGAAGCGTTTGAACCATATACTTCAAATATTTATACTCGTCGTGTATTATCAGGGGAATTTATTGTGGTAAACAAACATTTGTTATACGATTTAGTGGAAAGAGGTTTGTGGAACGAAACGTTGAAGCAAGAAATCATGCGTCATAATGGTTCGGTTCAAAATATCGACCAAATTCCTGATGATTTGAAAGAATTGTACAAAACAGTTTGGGAAATGTCAATGAAAGATATTATTGATATGTCGCGTCATAGAGGATATTTTATTGACCAATCGCAATCGTTAAACTTGTTTATGCAAGATGCTAACTATGCAAAATTAACATCAATGCATTTCTATGCTTGGAAATCGGGCTTAAAAACAGGTATGTATTACTTGAGAACGAAAGCAGCGGTTGATGCTATTAAATTTACATTAAACAATGATAAAAAAGCAGAACCAATCGCAGAAAAACCTGAAGCAGTTGCTGTAGAAGTTGTTGCACCGGTTGAAAATGGAGAAATGACTGCTGAAGATTTTGCTGCAATGATAGAAAGAGCAAGAAATGCAGCCGGAACCGGTGGCGATGATTGTGAAATGTGTGGCTCATAA
- a CDS encoding ribonucleotide-diphosphate reductase subunit beta, giving the protein MTSVEPILQENKNRFVIFPIKHHDIWDWYKKMEASFWTAEEIDLHQDLSDWNNKLSADEKFFIKHILAFFAASDGIVNENLAENFVNEVQYPEAKFFYGFQIMMENIHSETYSLLIDTYVKDEAEKAELFNALEVFPAIKKKADWALRWIGSDSFAERLIAFAAVEGIFFSGAFCSIFWLKKRGLMPGLTFSNELISRDEGVHCDFAVHLHNHHLVNKVSKERIREIIVDALNIEREFITESLPVSLIGMNAALMTQYLEFVADRLLVELGCNREYNASNPFDFMDMISLQGKTNFFEKRVAEYQKAGVMSKDTDDQKISFDADF; this is encoded by the coding sequence ATGACGTCAGTTGAGCCAATTTTACAAGAAAACAAAAATCGTTTCGTAATATTTCCAATAAAACACCACGATATTTGGGATTGGTACAAAAAAATGGAAGCAAGTTTTTGGACTGCTGAAGAAATTGATTTACATCAAGATTTATCAGATTGGAACAACAAACTAAGTGCTGACGAAAAGTTTTTCATTAAGCATATTTTGGCATTTTTTGCAGCTTCAGACGGAATTGTAAATGAAAATTTAGCAGAGAATTTTGTAAATGAAGTTCAATATCCAGAAGCAAAATTCTTCTATGGTTTTCAAATCATGATGGAAAACATTCATAGCGAAACCTATTCGTTATTGATTGATACTTACGTAAAAGACGAAGCTGAAAAAGCTGAACTTTTCAATGCTTTAGAAGTTTTTCCAGCTATTAAAAAGAAAGCGGATTGGGCTTTACGTTGGATAGGTTCAGATTCTTTTGCTGAAAGATTAATTGCTTTTGCAGCGGTGGAAGGAATCTTTTTTTCAGGAGCATTTTGTTCTATTTTCTGGTTGAAAAAACGTGGTTTAATGCCAGGATTAACTTTTTCTAACGAATTAATTTCTCGTGATGAAGGCGTTCACTGTGATTTTGCGGTTCATTTACACAACCATCATTTGGTAAATAAAGTGTCAAAAGAAAGAATCAGAGAAATTATTGTTGACGCTTTAAACATCGAAAGAGAGTTTATTACTGAGTCGCTTCCTGTGAGTTTGATTGGTATGAACGCTGCCTTGATGACACAATATTTAGAATTTGTTGCAGACAGATTACTTGTTGAGTTGGGTTGCAACAGAGAATACAATGCATCCAATCCTTTTGATTTCATGGATATGATTTCGCTGCAAGGGAAAACAAATTTCTTTGAAAAACGTGTTGCTGAATATCAAAAAGCTGGCGTTATGTCAAAAGATACGGATGACCAAAAAATTAGTTTCGACGCCGATTTTTAA
- a CDS encoding aspartate kinase: MRIFKFGGASVKDADGIKNVYSVLEKVGHEDTLLVISAMGKTTNALEVVIKNYFDKSPELHSSLQEVKKYHNQILMDLFDDEDHEVFYAVNSHFADLEYFIRSNKSPNYNFVYDQVVSYGEIISTTIVSHYFNHTGLKNNWIDVRNFIKTDNNYRDATVDWDKTQGYISKGVKKKALNITQGFLGSDENNFTTTLGREGSDYTAAIFAYCLNAESVTIWKDVPGVMNADPRFFENATLLNQISYREAIELAFYGATVIHPKTLQPLQRKEIPLFVKSFINPLLPGTSVSKGADLEPHTPCFILKKNQLLISLSSIDFSFIMEENISEIFKLFHDYKIKVNLIQNTAISFSVCVEDKFGNFDELKTILSKKFKVSYNENMSLYTIRHFDEKAAKMVEKDKTVLLKQISRETLQLVTKE; this comes from the coding sequence ATGAGAATTTTCAAATTTGGTGGAGCATCAGTTAAAGATGCTGATGGAATAAAAAATGTGTACAGTGTTTTAGAAAAAGTAGGTCATGAGGACACACTTTTAGTAATTTCTGCAATGGGAAAAACAACTAATGCTTTGGAAGTTGTTATCAAAAATTATTTTGATAAATCTCCAGAATTACATTCTTCATTACAAGAAGTTAAAAAGTACCATAACCAAATTTTAATGGATTTGTTTGACGATGAAGATCACGAAGTTTTCTATGCAGTAAATAGTCATTTTGCCGATTTAGAATATTTTATCAGAAGTAATAAATCGCCAAATTATAATTTTGTTTACGACCAAGTTGTGAGTTATGGAGAAATTATTTCAACCACAATTGTAAGTCATTATTTTAATCATACAGGTTTGAAAAACAATTGGATTGATGTTAGAAATTTTATCAAAACAGACAACAACTATCGTGATGCAACCGTTGATTGGGATAAAACACAAGGTTACATTTCTAAAGGAGTAAAGAAAAAAGCCTTGAATATTACGCAAGGATTTTTAGGTTCTGATGAAAATAATTTCACTACAACCTTAGGTCGTGAAGGTTCCGATTATACGGCGGCAATTTTTGCATATTGCCTAAATGCTGAAAGTGTAACTATTTGGAAAGATGTTCCGGGAGTGATGAATGCCGATCCACGATTTTTTGAAAATGCTACTTTGCTTAATCAAATTTCGTATCGCGAAGCTATTGAGTTAGCGTTTTATGGTGCAACAGTAATTCACCCAAAAACATTACAACCATTACAAAGAAAAGAAATTCCATTATTCGTAAAATCGTTTATCAATCCGCTATTGCCGGGAACAAGTGTTTCAAAAGGAGCCGATTTAGAACCGCATACACCTTGTTTTATTTTAAAGAAAAATCAATTATTGATTTCACTTTCATCTATTGATTTTTCATTCATCATGGAAGAAAATATCAGTGAGATTTTTAAATTATTTCACGATTATAAAATAAAGGTAAATTTGATTCAAAACACAGCCATTAGTTTTTCGGTTTGCGTTGAAGATAAATTTGGAAATTTTGATGAATTGAAAACTATTTTGTCCAAAAAATTCAAAGTTTCGTATAATGAAAACATGTCGCTTTATACTATCAGACATTTTGATGAAAAAGCAGCAAAAATGGTTGAAAAGGACAAAACAGTTTTACTAAAACAAATTTCTAGAGAAACTTTGCAGTTGGTTACTAAAGAGTAA
- a CDS encoding GNAT family N-acetyltransferase translates to MIIRKAKKEDMKSVLELIQELAHFEKEPEAVVVTVDDLIRDGFGSTPLFHCFVAELNEEIVGMALYYYRYSTWKGKTIHLEDLIVKEKMRGSGLGFALYSKIIKQGKIDNVRRIEWAVLDWNTPAIEFYKKSGAKVFDDWRIAQMDEQGINNFLEINRNK, encoded by the coding sequence ATGATTATCCGTAAAGCAAAAAAAGAAGATATGAAATCGGTTCTTGAACTCATTCAAGAATTGGCTCATTTTGAGAAAGAACCTGAAGCTGTTGTGGTTACGGTTGATGATTTAATTCGTGATGGTTTTGGCTCAACTCCTTTGTTTCATTGCTTTGTGGCAGAATTGAATGAAGAAATTGTTGGTATGGCATTGTATTATTATCGCTATTCAACTTGGAAAGGAAAAACCATTCATTTAGAAGATTTAATTGTCAAAGAAAAAATGCGTGGTTCAGGACTTGGATTCGCTTTGTATTCAAAAATTATTAAGCAAGGAAAAATAGATAATGTTCGCAGAATTGAATGGGCAGTTTTGGACTGGAATACGCCAGCAATCGAGTTTTATAAAAAATCAGGCGCAAAAGTTTTTGACGATTGGCGAATTGCTCAAATGGATGAACAAGGAATCAATAATTTTTTGGAAATAAACAGAAATAAGTAA